The window TGGTCTTAACTGCCTGCAATTTAAGGGCCTGTTGGTTCTTTCTAGTGCCTCACTGCCACCCTCTTCTGGTCACACATAACAATACAGGCATGAGAGATTCCACTTAACCAGATGTATAACTTTgcttaataaagaaaatgaagggatccctggtggtgcagcggtttcgcgcctgcctttggcccagggcacgatcctggagacccgggatcaaatcgcACGTTGGGCTctcggtgcgtggagcctgcttctccctctgcctgtgtctctgtgcctctctctctctgtaactatcataaataaatttttaaaaaaattaaaaaaaaaaagaaaaaaaagaaaatgaatgcgGCTCTACAGGACAAAAAAGAACCAAGtcaatttcaagacttattaaTAACCTAAGAAAGTGGAAAACTTTTGTGAAACATTAAAATagttttgcttattattttcctGAACCCCATTTTCAGAAAAAAGTCAATCTTTTGAATttcattctagaaaaaaaattcactaatcCATTGTTTCAAAATCTATGATGTTTCAACACAACAATGATAAAAATTTCacttataatatatatgtagaaaGAGTTTGCTAACAGAATCAATAGTGTAAATAGCATTGCAGGCCATtgcttgggagaaaaaaaaatccaataaactATTAGAGGATtttagaatggctaaataaataaaaggaatactgATAGTTCAAATAACATTCATCACTTATTGATAAAATGCTAAATGAGTCCTTCACTTATAAGCAATGTAGtggttctgaatatatatatatatatatatatatatatatatatatatatatatatatatcctgaagCTTTTGTTTATGCTGTTCTCTTGACTCCTAACTTATTCTCATTATACATCTTACAGTCAATGAATTCTGCTATCTTCTTGTAAACATAGTCTCTACTCTCTGTCACTGCTGTTTTTGCCTGTACTGGGTTCCCTCCATCTCTACTTGGGACTGTTAGCTTCCAGACCAGTTTTCCTACCACCTATCTCTTCCCATGTTCCCACACTCTGTATTTCACATACTGCCAGATAGCTTCTTAAAAGCAGAATTAACCTTTTCACTTCCCTACTTAAAAATGTCTGCTGCCTGTCGGATGAAGTCCAAACGTCTGAACTTGGTATGGAGAATCCAGGCTGCTGTGCTCAGCATGGCCTCTGCCACTGTGCACTTGCGCTAAGTACCCCGGAAGAGTGTCCCCCAGCACTCTGTTTTTGACTCTGGCAGAGCTTGGCACCAGGCTCTGTTGTACATCAGTTACTTAACTGTCTTCCAAGAGACTGATTCCTGAGGGTGGTGGTCAGTGTCACActcattctttttcaaatcttCACTGCACCGCTGGAGCTAGCTGTGTGACCAAACATACAGTAGAAGCTCAATGCAGATttgtgaatggatgaatgagtgaatgttgCTCTCTTCATTATATCTAATGAAACTCTCAGTTTTCAAGTCTTAAATTACAATGCTATTTCTCTAAATCCTTTGTTGACTCTTTTCTAGCAGAATTCATAACTATAATCGTTTTTGTTCACATTACACCTAGCTATATGTATCGTCTCTTGTTCGTAAGTGCTAAAAGGCAACTAGTGAGAGTGAAAAGGCATAAGTTTTAGAAGCGGTTAACCCTGAGCTATATCTCAGCCCTGCCATTCACTCTCTGTGTCACGTCTGACAGCTGACTTCAGCCTTTCTGAAATGAACCTTATATTCCCCATCCCTAAATGGAGTTAACACCACTTCCTCTTAAGATTAATGCAAACATTAAAACAGAAAGTGAAAACTCATGACACATACTAGACTTTTGCtaaattttagtatttgttcCCTTTCCCTGAGGATGAACATCATACCTAATTTATATCTAGGTTTCCAGGGCTTCAAAAATGCTCAGTAATgtgctaagtaaataaatgaattccaGAATCAGAATTGTAGTTGgtaaaaaataacataaggatTACAGTCTTGTatcaaatttttctcatttttatgtttatagtaTCTAAAGTATACCCAAATCACATAATTTGAGGTAGAAACTTTTCTAATCTTTCAATTACACTTCCATTTGTACATTTTCCTTTATGTCGTTATTGTAAAGTatgtttatgaaaaatttaaattaaaagaagtaatgtttattttatatttattatttttttataaaggggggggcagagggagaaggagagataaaatcttaagcagactccatgcccagtgcagcgCCAGGTGTGGGGATCgatttcacaaccttgagatcatgatctgagctgaaatcaagagttggtcacttaactaagtcacccaggtaccccaagaagtaatgtttatttttaataagataagtataatattaaggaagaaaagcagaacatATCATTGTTCACTCAGTGTAACAgctatgttttcaaaaaaaaagtcgGGAGCCTACTGGGAAGGAGCCGACCGCGGTCACCTTTGCCGGGGGTGGGGAATTAAGGGTTTGGCCCTGCCAACTGCGGTGCGATGTGGTTCGAGATTCTGCCCGGGATCGGCGTCATGGCCGTGTGCTTGGTCATCCCCGGCATAGCCACGGCGCACATCCACAGGTTCACTAACGGGGGCAAGGAAAAAAGGGTTGCCTATTATCCATATCAGTGGAGTTTGATGCAAAGAGATAGGCGAGTCTCTGGAGTTAATCGTTACTATGTGTCAAAGGGTTTGGAGAATATCGATTAAGGAAGCATTTTCCTGATTGATGGAAAATACCTCGGTTATGGTTCATCTACCCCTTCTAGAAGGTTATGCAATGTATTAATGTAgtacataataaaaacaaaaagtaaaaaaaaaaaaaagtcaatgaagaTCAATGCcattttttccagaaatagaaaaaaaatccatcctaaaattcatgtaaAATCTCAGAAagcccaaatagccaaagcaatcttgaaagagaagaacaaagttggagattTCACATTTCCTAATTCTAAAACTTTCTACAAAGCTACAGTTATCGAAACAGTgtggggacacctaggtggctgagtggttgaacatctacctttggctcaggttatgatcctggagtcccaggatgaagtcTCACATcgatccggctccccacagggagcctgcttctccctctgcctatgtctctgcctctctctctctgtgtctctcatgaataagtaaataaaatcttaaaacaaaacagtgaggcactggcataaagacagacatccAGACCAATGAAATAGcacagaactcagaaataaaccttcacataTATGGTCATATGATTTCTAACAAGGATGTCAAGACCATTCAGTGGGGGAAAgaacaatcttttcaataaatggtattggaaaaactggatatccacatgcaaaagaataaagttggacccttaccttacaccagaaacaaaaactaactcaaaaacATCAAGCCTTAAACtataaaagtcttagaagaaaacagaagaaaatctttatGATACTGAATTTTGCAGTGATTTCTTGGGTGTGATATCAAAAGTACAgataacaaacaaaaccccaaatatgTTGGAGTACAAGAAACTTAAAAACCTCTGTGCATCAAAGTTCATATTaaaaagagtgaaaaggaaacccatggaaagggaaaaatatttgtcaaacatATAGCTGACAAGGAGTTAataaacagaatatataaagaattcctaccaCTCAACAATAAGAATACaaacaacctaatttaaaaaatagcaaaggactcgaatagacatttgtccaaagaagatatgcaaatggtcaataagtacatgaaaagatgctcaacatcactaataattagggaatgcaaataaaaatcacaatgagaaaccacttcATATCTATTAGGAtggctcctgtgtgtgtgtgtgtgtgggggggggggaacagaaaataaaaaagtattggccaggatgtggagaaatcggaATCTTagcacactgttggtgggaatataaaatggtatttcTGCTATGGAAGACATTACggtgtttcctcaaaaaattaaaaatagaactatcatataatccaggaattccacttctgagaACATATTCAAAATAACTGTAAGCAGGGATTTGCAGGGACATTTGTATACCATGTTCATAACAACACTCACTTACAGTGGCCAAAAGGTAGAAGTAACTTATGcttccttcaacagatgaataaacaaaatggaatattatttaggaaTATTATTGCCATGTTATAGCATTTgggaatattatttatattaaattaagtattattcaaaaaggaaattttgacaaatgctataacatggataaatttgaggacattatacaaagtgaaataagccagtctcaAAAAGACAATATCgcatgattctacttacatgaggtacctctagtagttaaattcatagagatagaaagtagaatagtggttgcaaGGGATGAGGGAAGATGGAGAATGATAAGTTATCATTTGATAGGACAGAGTTTCAATCTTGCAAGATGAACAGAATTCTGTGGATAGATAGGAGTGATGGTAACATAACCACTGAATGTAAATTAGTACCACTatactgtacactttaaatgatTATGGtggcaaattttatgtgtattttaccacaattttttaaacacaaaataatcagaaaaaattgtcaaaatattAAGAGTCCGGCTCTCAGTAATACTTTTCAATTATTTCCCccttcttttaataatttctacaATGACTGTGTGTAGCtatataatttaggaaaaataattaattcaaaagTTTCATGTGGAAACATCCAAAACTGGTGTTCATAATTTTGATCCATTCCTAATTTAGAActttctagtttaaaaaatattaaacacagaggattttattataataaaagaatGGACAGCATAAGGAATAATCTCTACTCTTTATTTCTTGCATTATGTCATCGGCATTGTTGCATGATTGTTACTTGAAATATCCAGGTAAGAAACAGAGGAACTCACCTTCCTGAGTACCAAATGAGAGTGGAGAAG is drawn from Vulpes vulpes isolate BD-2025 chromosome 4, VulVul3, whole genome shotgun sequence and contains these coding sequences:
- the LOC112930992 gene encoding NADH dehydrogenase [ubiquinone] 1 alpha subcomplex subunit 1; translation: MWFEILPGIGVMAVCLVIPGIATAHIHRFTNGGKEKRVAYYPYQWSLMQRDRRVSGVNRYYVSKGLENID